Within the Phaseolus vulgaris cultivar G19833 chromosome 9, P. vulgaris v2.0, whole genome shotgun sequence genome, the region cTTTTACATGAGATATGCTTTTATTATGGCAAATCAACATagtttaatgatattttttttataatagttaggtcttaaatttaatatatggtCTGGTCTTGCTTCCTGAACAAATATACAGTCATCGTCCCCATGAAAATGTAGCAGCTTCTCCATCTCCGACAAGATGACATTAACATTCTCAAAACTGTGAACTCAACTCATTGACACTACCCATTACATCAAAACCCCACCTTTTGGAATGATCCATGCTATGCCCAAGTTCTCCACAAGAAACCTTCTCAAACATTCTCTTCCAACAACACTCCATCGCTATTTCTCCCAAACCCTAGCATTTCCCTCTCACTCTTCCTCTCCCCATGTACCTCAACCTCACCCTTCGGCTGAAATCTTCAAATCCGGTACCAAAATGGGTTCTTACAAATTGGGTGATTTGTCTTTCTATTCCCTCATTCAGAACCACGCCTCTACCCTCGATTTTGGGTCCCTGGAAGAGGTCCTTCAGCAAATGAAGCGCGAAAGGAGGGTTTTTGTAGAGAGGAATTTCATAGTTATGTTCAAAGCTTATGGGAAGGCTCATTTGCCTGAGAAAGCTGTGGACTTGTTCCTCAGAATGGGGGGTGAGTTTCAGTGTAAACAAACTGTGAAATCATTCAATTCGGTTCTTAGTGTTGTTATTCAAGAGGGTCTTTTCAATCGGGCCTTGGAGTTGTACTCACATGTTGTTGCATCCAAGAGTTTTAACATACACCCAAATGCACTCACTTTTAACTTGCTCATTAAGGCCATGTGTAGGCTTGGTTTGGTTGATCAAGCAGTTGAGGTTTTTAGAGAGATTCCACTGAGGAATTGTGCTCCTGATGCTTACACGTATTCTACCTTGATGCATGGGTTGTGTCAGGAGGGTAGAATCGACGAGGCGGTTTCGTTGTTGGATGAAATGCAAGTTGAGGGCACCTTCCCTAACCCGGTTGCGTTTAATGTGTTGATCAGTGCATTGTGCAAGAATGGTGACTTGGCACGTGCAGCCAAGCTGGTTGATAATATGTTTCTTAAGGGTTGTGTCCCGAATGAAGTGACCTATAATGCACTTGTTCATGGCTTGTGCCTCAAGGGAAAGTTGGAGAAGGCAGTGAGTTTGTTGAACAGGATGGTGTTGAATAAGTGTGTACCTAATGATGTTACCTTTGGAACACTTATTAATGGGTTTGTTAAGCAAGGTAGAGCCTCCGAAGGGGCTCGAGTTTTGGTCTCCTTGGAAGAGAGGGACCATTGTGGGAACGAGTATGTGTACTCGTCCCTTATCAGTGGCCTGTGCAAGGAGGGAAAATTCAACCATGCAATGCAGTTGTGGAAGGAAATGGTTGGAAAGGGATGTAAACCAAATACTGTTGTTTATAGTGCTCTTATTGATGGGCTTTGCCGAGAAGGGAAGTTAGATGAAGCAAGGGAGGTCTTATCTGAAATGAAGAGTAAAGGTTACTTGCCCAATTCTTTCACTTACAGTTCCCTCATGAGGGGTTATTTTGAAGCAGGCATTAGCCATAAAGCTATTCTTGTTTGGAAAGAGATGGCCGACAATAATTGTAATCATAATGAGGTTTGTTACAGTATACTCATTAATGGCTTGTGCAAGGATGGGAAGGTTATGGAGGCTTTAATGGTGTGGAAGCAAATGCTGAGCAGAGGAATTAAATTAGATGTTGTGGCTTACAGTTCAATGATTCATGGCTTCTGTAATGCTAACTTAATAGAACATGGCCTGAAACTTTTCAATCAGATGCTTTGTCAGGAGCCGGAGGTGCAGCCGGATGTGATAAcgtataacataattttaaatgcTTTGTGCATGCACAATAGCATCTCTCGAGCCATTGATATTCTAAATATTATGCTAGATCAAGGTTGTGATCCTGATTTTATTACGTGCGACGTTTTCTTGAAGACTTTAAGAGAAAATGTGAATCCACCTCAAGATGGTAGGGAGTTTCTAGATGAGCTTGTAGTAAGGTTAGTTAAGCGACAGAGAACCATAGGTGCTTCCAAAATTATCGAAGTGATGCTGCATAAGTTTTTGCTGCCAAAAGCTTCTACTTGGGCAATGATTGTTCAACAGCTCTGCAAACCCAAAAGGGTTCGAAAAGTCATCAGTGAATGTTGGAGCAAGCTAAGTGGCTGATATCTGGTAAGATATGTTATTCAATCACAATTTTCTTGGATCTTAGCAACTTTGGATACAGGGAGCTTGATTGAGGCCCTCGAGCCAAAGACCTTGAACTTTCATAAAGCCAGATGTTGGTGTGAGCCAAACAGGTGACAAGTGAGTATACACTTTAGATGTTTAAACCTCTTGCTTTTGTCCATCCAAAATCTTGCTTTTGTccataatattttataacttaCAATGGGATCATTGTCCTAAAAGCTTAAAATGTTCCATTATCCAATTGGCTATGATGTGTTTGTAAATGCACCATATTTTGACTGATGTATTTGTACAGGAACAGAATGAAAGACTAATTTTTTGGTAATGGTTGTCTATAGGACCAGAATTATCTTTCTTTGTAAGTTAACTATCACAGTTGTAGATGATTGAGTGAGAAAATTTTTGGGGCTGTGATGAATGAAACCAATAGTTAAAGTATCAAGAATTGTTGTTTATCCACTCATTTCATGTGTATGTTAAGTTTTTTAAACATGCTCTGTTCTTGTTGTATAAGGAATAATCAGCTTTTGTTTTGGTAATTCATTCTTCATTTCTAAAAGCTTCGTTACCAGATTATAGTTTTTGGTTTTTTCCACACTACAATGTACTCCGTCAAAAATATGCTCTGATaaaatttaattgataaaataattgcatttaaaattcATCCAAAGAATAACAAGTAGCAGTGAatgattatgtaaataattttttcaactCTTCATAATAGTTTAGCAGTAGATTCTTAATATTGGAACAATTTTTAACGAACAAAATTTACAacttatattaattttacaGATAAAAAATCGTATTTGAAAATTCATCTTAAAGAACCCATAACTTCAAGAATGGGTAGTAGATGATcatgtaagtttttttttttcaactcttATAGTTTAGTAGTGCTCTAAACTATTCTTTtagtattttagttttttataaattgaattaaaaataataatttagtttagttttaataaaaatgattcagttttttttatagtttatttcAGTTCAATTAAgtatttgttaaaatttgtttttagcACCTATTTAGAATTAATCAATAAATTAATCAATATAAATTACCAAAGTAAAACTCCTACTG harbors:
- the LOC137820236 gene encoding pentatricopeptide repeat-containing protein At4g20090, whose protein sequence is MIHAMPKFSTRNLLKHSLPTTLHRYFSQTLAFPSHSSSPHVPQPHPSAEIFKSGTKMGSYKLGDLSFYSLIQNHASTLDFGSLEEVLQQMKRERRVFVERNFIVMFKAYGKAHLPEKAVDLFLRMGGEFQCKQTVKSFNSVLSVVIQEGLFNRALELYSHVVASKSFNIHPNALTFNLLIKAMCRLGLVDQAVEVFREIPLRNCAPDAYTYSTLMHGLCQEGRIDEAVSLLDEMQVEGTFPNPVAFNVLISALCKNGDLARAAKLVDNMFLKGCVPNEVTYNALVHGLCLKGKLEKAVSLLNRMVLNKCVPNDVTFGTLINGFVKQGRASEGARVLVSLEERDHCGNEYVYSSLISGLCKEGKFNHAMQLWKEMVGKGCKPNTVVYSALIDGLCREGKLDEAREVLSEMKSKGYLPNSFTYSSLMRGYFEAGISHKAILVWKEMADNNCNHNEVCYSILINGLCKDGKVMEALMVWKQMLSRGIKLDVVAYSSMIHGFCNANLIEHGLKLFNQMLCQEPEVQPDVITYNIILNALCMHNSISRAIDILNIMLDQGCDPDFITCDVFLKTLRENVNPPQDGREFLDELVVRLVKRQRTIGASKIIEVMLHKFLLPKASTWAMIVQQLCKPKRVRKVISECWSKLSG